A stretch of Oryza brachyantha chromosome 4, ObraRS2, whole genome shotgun sequence DNA encodes these proteins:
- the LOC102719103 gene encoding G-type lectin S-receptor-like serine/threonine-protein kinase B120, whose amino-acid sequence MNMVCLPFLLCLLLIPSCKSDDKLTQAKQLRPGDVLVSQSGVFALGFFSPAASSKSLFLGIWYHNISERTYVWVANRDSPITKPSSAMLSISNTSNLVLSDSSGQSLWTATNGTVYRGDGAYAALLDSGNLVLRLPNDTTIWESFDHPTDTILMNMKFLLRYKGEVAGRLLAWKGPDDPSTGEFSCGADPSSDFQFFTWKGTMPYYRFIGINRVWVSGMVYRSNFIYESILNLGDKIYVIYTTPDGSPYVRITLDYMGTLKFLGWNDSLSSWTVLFQRPSVECDKYASCAPFSYCDATSSIPKCQCLDGFEPDSTNSSRGCRRKQQLRCGDGDDNFVAIPGMKVPDKSLYVQSTSFEECTTKCSRNCSCTAYAYGNLTGADQARCLLWTGDLVDMRVASNDEKLYIRLADSTGNTSEDNKKNRYLVKVLVPIIACLLILTCIYLVRKWQSKGKQRNNENQNRAALGRFKTSDELYEQNLELPCINFEDVATATNNFSDSNMLGKGGFGNVYKGMLESGKEVAIKRLSTGSTQGVEHFTNEVVLIAKLQHKNLVRLLGYCIHGDERLLIYEYLPNKSLDAFIFDPASKYILDWPTRFKIIKGVARGLVYLHEDSRLTIIHRDLKSSNILLDEDMSPKISDFGMARIFGSNQQEANTNRVVGTYGYMSPEYAMDGAFSVKSDIYSFGVILLEIISGLKVTLPQLRDFPNLLAYAWSLWKDDKAMDLVDLSIVESCSPTEVLLCIHIGLLCVQDNPNNRPLMSSVVFMLENKTTTLSAPIQPMYFAHRASKAKQTGENTSSSMKDMSLTMLEGR is encoded by the exons ATGAATATGGTctgcctccccttcctcctctgcTTGCTCCTCATCCCGTCCTGCAAATCCGACGACAAGCTGACACAGGCAAAGCAGCTCCGCCCCGGCGACGTGCTCGTCTCCCAGAGCGGCGTCTTCGCGCTCGGCTTCTTCTCCCCGGCAGCCTCCAGCAAGAGCCTGTTCCTCGGCATATGGTACCACAACATCTCCGAGCGCACTTACGTCTGGGTCGCCAACCGGGACAGCCCGATCACCAAGCCTTCATCCGCTATGCTCTCCATCAGCAACACCTCTAACCTTGTCTTGTCAGATTCCAGTGGCCAGAGTCTTTGGACGGCAACGAACGGCACCGTCTACAGAGGCGACGGAGCTTATGCAGCCCTGCTCGACTCAGGAAACCTGGTTCTCCGACTGCCAAATGATACAACCATATGGGAAAGCTTCGATCACCCAACCGACACCATTTTGATGAACATGAAGTTTCTGCTCCGCTACAAAGGAGAAGTCGCTGGGCGTCTCCTCGCTTGGAAGGGCCCGGATGACCCATCCACCGGCGAATTCTCCTGTGGCGCCGACCCCAGCTCAGACTTTCAGTTCTTCACCTGGAAGGGAACCATGCCGTATTACCGCTTCATTGGGATTAACAGGGTGTGGGTGTCCGGTATGGTATACAGGAGCAACTTCATATATGAATCAATCTTGAATTTAGGGGATAAGATCTATGTCATTTACACAACCCCTGATGGCTCACCGTACGTGCGCATCACACTTGACTACATGGGCACCTTGAAGTTCTTGGGTTGGAACGATAGCTTGTCATCATGGACAGTCCTCTTTCAGCGCCCATCGGTTGAATGCGATAAGTACGCCTCATGTGCCCCATTCAGCTATTGCGACGCCACGTCGAGCATCCCAAAGTGCCAATGCCTCGATGGCTTTGAACCAGATAGCACCAACTCTTCAAGAGGATGCCGGAGAAAACAGCAGTTGAGATGCGGAGATGGAGATGACAACTTCGTGGCCATACCCGGAATGAAGGTCCCTGACAAGTCCTTGTATGTTCAGAGCACAAGCTTCGAAGAGTGCACAACCAAGTGCAGCCGCAACTGCTCATGCACGGCCTATGCTTACGGCAACCTGACCGGAGCCGACCAGGCAAGGTGCTTGCTTTGGACAGGGGACCTTGTTGACATGAGGGTGGCTAGCAATGATGAGAAGCTATACATCCGCTTGGCCGATTCTACTG GGAACACTTCTGAAGATAATAAAAAGAACAGATATTTAGTGAAGGTTTTAGTCCCTATTATAGCATGCCTGCTGATACTCACATGCATATACCTTGTCAGGAAATGGCAATCAAAAG GCAAACAGAGGAATAATGAAAATCAGAATAGAGCAGCGTTAGGAAGATTCAAAACTTCTGATGAACTATATGAGCAGAATCTAGAATTACCCTGTATTAATTTTGAAGATGTGGCCACTGCAACAAACAATTTCAGTGATTCCAATATGCTTGGAAAAGGAGGTTTCGGCAATGTTTATAAG GGTATGTTGGAAAGTGGAAAAGAAGTTGCCATTAAAAGACTCAGTACAGGTTCCACACAGGGAGTAGAGCATTTTACAAATGAAGTGGTTCTTATTGCCAAATTGCAGCACAAAAATCTAGTTAGGCTTCTTGGGTACTGCATTCATGGAGACGAAAGGCTTCTTATTTATGAATACTTACCCAACAAAAGCTTGGATGCATTCATTTTTG ATCCAGCAAGTAAATATATTCTTGATTGGCCAACAAGGTTCAAGATAATAAAAGGAGTTGCCAGAGGACTTGTTTATCTCCACGAAGATTCAAGGTTAACTATAATCCATAGAGATCTCAAATCAAGCAACATCTTGTTGGATGAGGATATGAGCCCTAAGATATCAGATTTTGGTATGGCAAGAATCTTTGGTAGCAACCAGCAAGAAGCAAATACTAACCGAGTTGTTGGAACATA TGGTTACATGTCTCCTGAATATGCAATGGATGGAGCATTTTCAGTCAAGTCCGACATATACAGCTTCGGTGTTATACTTCTGGAGATCATAAGTGGCTTGAAGGTTACCTTACCTCAGCTGAGAGACTTTCCCAACTTATTAGCCTAT GCATGGAGTTTATGGAAGGATGATAAAGCCATGGATTTGGTGGACTTATCCATCGTTGAGAGTTGCTCACCAACTGAAGTGTTACTATGTATCCATATAGGCCTGTTGTGTGTGCAAGATAATCCAAACAACAGGCCACTCATGTCTTCAGTTGTGTTTATGTTGGAGAACAAAACCACCACACTTTCAGCTCCAATACAGCCCATGTATTTTGCACATAGGGCCTCTAAAGCCAAACAGACAGGTGAAAATACTAGCAGCTCTATGAAAGACATGAGTCTCACAATGCTAGAGGGACGGTAG
- the LOC102719664 gene encoding receptor-like serine/threonine-protein kinase SD1-8 codes for MQEKSPAVGAATAKIFHLHVILFSVFLLPLETSAAGVASDTLNNGGNLTDGSTLVSAGGSFTLGFFSPGSPSKRYLGIWFSNSTSAVVWVANRDSPLNDTAGVLVISGATGELLLLDGFGQAAWSSNTTTGAGPPPSEAQLLESGNLVVRGRSSGDVLWQSFDHPSNTLIAGMRLGRNPRTGDEWSLTSWRSRSDPTTGDYRNGMGPGGLPAIVTWRGAAKKYRSGPWNGAWFNGVPEMTSYSSMYTNRLVDKPDEVAFVFDDAAAGVPFCRLVLNEAGVVQSLVWDQATQAWNALAQSPRDVCDDYAKCGAFGLCNVNTATTLFCSCMAGFTPASPSRWSMRETSGGCRRSTPLECGGGDGGAGTTTDGFVAVRGVKLPDTDNATVEMGATLEGCRARCLANCSCVAYAAADIRGGGAGSGCLMWTGGIIDARNVDKGQDLYLRLAKSELGKQKSNEYQKKAVLRSFRNSHELFERNIEFPFLNFEDVVASTNNFSDSNMLGKGGFGKVYKGMLGGGKEVAVKRLSTGSTQGVEHFTNEVVLIAKLQHKNLVRLLGCCIHGDEKLLVYEYLPNKSLDYFLFDDSKKSMLDWQTRFNIIKGVARGLVYLHQDSRMTIIHRDLKASNILLDEKMRPKISDFGMARIFGGSEQQESTKRVVGTYGYMSPEYAMEGIFSVKSDTYSFGILLLEIVSGLKISSPHHLVMDFPNLIAYAWNLWKDEKQRDFVDTLVIDNCSLSEVFRCIHIGLLCVQDSPNARPLMSSVASMLDNEGVPCPVPNQPIYFVQRHHEAEEQGKYLEKSVNNVTLTMLEGR; via the exons ATGCAAGAAAAATCACCCGCTGTGGGAGCAGCAACCGCCAAGATCTTCCACCTTCACGTCATCCTCTTCTCCGTGTTCCTCCTTCCTCTCGAAACCTCAGCTGCCGGCGTTGCATCCGACACGCTGAACAATGGCGGCAACCTCACTGACGGCAGTACGCTCGTCTCCGCCGGTGGCTCCTTCACCCTGGGGTTCTTCTCACCGGGCTCACCAAGCAAGAGGTACCTCGGGATATGGTTCTCCAACTCCACGAGCGCCGTCGTCTGGGTGGCCAACCGTGACAGCCCGCTGAACGACACCGCCGGCGTGCTGGTCATCAGCGGCGCCACGGGCGAGCTGCTCCTGCTCGACGGCTTCGGGCAGGCTGCCTGGTCGTCGAACACGACGACTGGGGCTGGCCCGCCGCCATCGGAGGCGCAGCTGCTCGAGTCCGGGAACCTCGTCGTGCGcggccggagcagcggcgacgtGCTGTGGCAGTCGTTCGATCACCCGTCGAACACCCTGATCGCCGGCATGAGGCTCGGCAGGAACCCGCGGACCGGCGACGAGTGGTCGCTCACGTCCTGGCGCTCGCGGAGCGACCCGACGACGGGAGACTACCGCAACGGGATGGGCCCCGGGGGGCTACCGGCCATCGTCACTTGGCGTGGCGCCGCCAAGAAGTACCGCTCGGGCCCGTGGAACGGGGCGTGGTTCAACGGCGTCCCGGAGATGACGTCGTACTCGTCCATGTACACGAACCGGCTGGTGGACAAGCCCGACGAGGTCGCCTTCGTcttcgacgacgccgccgccggcgtccccTTCTGCCGCCTCGTGCTGAACGAGGCCGGGGTGGTCCAGTCCCTCGTGTGGGATCAGGCCACCCAGGCGTGGAACGCCTTGGCGCAGTCGCCGCGCGACGTCTGCGACGACTACGCCAAGTGCGGCGCGTTCGGCCTGTGCAACGTCAACACCGCGACGACGCTCTTCTGCAGCTGCATGGCGGGCTTCACCCCCGCGTCCCCCTCCCGGTGGTCCATGAGGGAGACCTCGGGCGGTTGCCGGAGGAGCACGCCGCTggagtgcggcggcggcgacgggggcgCGGGCACCACCACGGACGGGTTCGTGGCGGTGCGCGGCGTGAAGCTCCCTGACACGGACAACGCCACGGTGGAGATGGGCGCCACGCTCGAGGGGTGCAGGGCGAGGTGCCTCGCCAACTGTTCCTGCGTCGCCTACGCCGCTGCGGATatccggggcggcggcgccggcagcggctgCCTGATGTGGACCGGTGGTATTATTGATGCTCGGAATGTCGACAAAGGGCAGGACCTGTATCTGAGGCTGGCAAAGTCTGAACTAG GCAAACAGAAAAGCAATGAATATCAAAAGAAAGCAGTGCTACGAAGCTTTAGAAATTCTCATGAACTATTTGAGCGAAATATAGAATTTCCATTTCTTAATTTTGAAGACGTTGTTGCATCAACAAACAATTTCAGTGATTCCAACATGCTCGGAAAAGGAGGTTTTGGCAAGGTTTATAAG GGAATGTTGGGAGGCGGCAAAGAAGTTGCTGTTAAAAGGCTCAGTACAGGTTCTACACAGGGGGTAGAGCATTTTACAAATGAAGTGGTTCTTATTGCCAAATTGCAACACAAAAATCTAGTCAGGCTACTTGGTTGCTGCATTCATGGAGATGAAAAACTTCTTGTTTATGAATACTTACCCAACAAAAGCTTGGATTACTTCCTTTTCG ATGATTCAAAAAAGTCTATGCTTGATTGGCAAACACGGTTCAACATAATCAAAGGAGTAGCAAGAGGACTTGTCTATCTTCACCAAGACTCAAGGATGACGATAATTCACAGAGATCTCAAAGCCAGCAACATTTTATTGGATGAGAAGATGAGACCCAAAATATCAGATTTTGGTATGGCAAGGATCTTTGGAGGCAGCGAGCAGCAAGAAAGTACTAAACGAGTTGTTGGGACATA TGGTTACATGTCACCCGAATATGCAATGGAAGGCATTTTTTCAGTCAAGTCCGACACATATAGCTTTGGTATTTTGCTACTAGAGATTGTAAGTGGATTAAAGATCAGCTCCCCTCATCATCTTGTGATGGACTTTCCGAACCTTATAGCTTAT GCATGGAACTTATGGAAGgatgaaaaacaaagggaTTTCGTGGATACATTGGTTATAGACAACTGTTCCCTCAGTGAAGTATTTAGATGCATCCACATTGGACTCCTGTGCGTTCAGGACAGCCCTAATGCCAGGCCACTGATGTCATCGGTTGCGTCCATGCTGGACAACGAGGGCGTTCCATGCCCAGTACCGAATCAGCCTATATATTTTGTTCAGAGGCATCACGAAGCTGAAGAACAGGGAAAATACTTGGAGAAATCAGTTAATAACGTGACTCTGACGATGCTGGAAGGCCGCTGA